A single Sphingobacteriales bacterium DNA region contains:
- the asnB gene encoding asparagine synthase (glutamine-hydrolyzing), which produces MCGISGYISSPGKLDKQDFVRATNAIRHRGPDAEGYYENEQHSLFLGHKRLSIIDLSPASNQPFFSGCGRYVMVYNGEVYNYKEIKEQLQLETRTTGDTEVIFEAYAKIGVKSFEMLNGMFAFAIFDILEQKIILCRDRIGIKPLFYYWDGIQFAFASEIKMLKALPGFNKAINNDSIPEFLHLGFIPEPYTIYKHVSKFPAAHFSIFSLTDIYKPNFTIPLNSYWRLKDAIEPVAVKDFTATKKQLKELLIDSVEKQLISDVPVGTFLSGGIDSSLITAIASKLKKDKIKTFSIGYDTKKYDESEYALQVAKHLGTEHHAFRLTEDEVEEILSDIIFQYDEPFADSSAYPTMIVSKLARQHVTVTLSGDGADELFLGYGMYKWASRLANPAVQLLRKPVFFATQHADSIIKRGGLLLDYSSLEHIRSHIFSQEQYLNSEKDLKHILLEENFSFDRFNKEGDSGKRTLTPKGKQSFWDINYYLKDDLLVKVDRASMRYSLESRVPYLDHRVVEYAVNIDADLRYHKGISKYILKEILYDYLPRELFDRPKWGFALPLPHWMKGRFNYLLDKYLDSTIINNYDILTNLYVQDLKDRFMAGEDYLYGRLWTIILLHWWLEENA; this is translated from the coding sequence ATGTGCGGCATTTCAGGATATATCTCCTCACCCGGAAAACTGGATAAACAAGATTTTGTCCGTGCCACAAATGCTATCCGGCACAGGGGCCCGGATGCGGAAGGTTATTATGAGAATGAACAGCACTCCTTATTTCTGGGGCATAAGAGATTAAGCATAATTGACCTTTCTCCCGCCTCCAATCAGCCGTTTTTTTCCGGTTGCGGAAGATATGTCATGGTGTACAACGGAGAAGTCTATAACTATAAGGAAATAAAAGAACAGCTGCAGCTTGAAACGCGAACCACCGGTGATACCGAAGTAATTTTTGAGGCTTACGCCAAGATAGGTGTAAAATCATTTGAGATGCTCAATGGTATGTTTGCTTTTGCCATTTTTGACATACTCGAACAGAAGATAATCTTATGCAGGGACCGAATCGGAATTAAGCCGTTGTTTTATTATTGGGACGGAATACAGTTTGCGTTCGCTTCTGAAATAAAGATGCTGAAAGCATTGCCAGGCTTTAACAAAGCCATAAACAACGATTCCATTCCTGAGTTTCTGCATCTTGGGTTTATTCCGGAGCCATACACGATTTATAAGCATGTATCCAAATTTCCGGCAGCGCATTTCAGTATCTTTTCACTGACGGATATTTATAAACCCAATTTTACCATTCCGCTAAACAGCTACTGGAGACTGAAAGATGCCATTGAGCCTGTTGCCGTAAAAGACTTTACGGCCACCAAAAAACAATTAAAAGAGTTGCTGATAGATTCGGTAGAGAAGCAACTTATCAGTGATGTGCCTGTAGGCACTTTCCTGAGCGGAGGGATAGACTCGAGCCTTATTACCGCAATTGCCTCCAAATTAAAGAAAGATAAGATCAAGACGTTCAGTATCGGATACGACACTAAAAAATATGACGAGTCGGAATATGCATTACAGGTTGCCAAACATCTGGGCACGGAACATCACGCGTTTCGTTTAACGGAAGACGAGGTGGAGGAAATTTTATCTGACATCATCTTTCAGTACGATGAGCCTTTTGCCGACTCATCGGCATACCCGACGATGATCGTATCCAAACTGGCGCGACAGCATGTTACCGTAACACTGTCCGGAGATGGTGCCGATGAATTATTTTTGGGATATGGTATGTATAAATGGGCATCCAGATTAGCCAATCCTGCCGTTCAGCTACTCAGAAAACCCGTATTTTTTGCTACCCAACATGCGGATTCCATCATCAAAAGAGGAGGGTTGCTCCTGGATTATTCATCTCTTGAACATATACGCAGTCATATTTTTTCACAGGAACAGTATTTGAACAGTGAGAAAGACCTGAAGCACATCTTGCTGGAGGAGAATTTTTCCTTTGACCGCTTTAACAAAGAAGGGGATTCCGGTAAAAGAACCCTGACGCCAAAAGGAAAACAGTCCTTCTGGGATATTAATTATTACCTGAAGGATGATTTACTGGTAAAGGTAGACAGGGCGAGTATGCGATACTCTCTGGAAAGCAGGGTTCCTTATTTAGACCATCGCGTGGTGGAATATGCCGTCAATATTGATGCAGACCTGAGATATCATAAGGGCATATCAAAATACATTCTAAAGGAAATCTTATACGATTATCTGCCCCGCGAATTATTTGACCGGCCAAAGTGGGGGTTTGCACTTCCGTTGCCGCACTGGATGAAAGGCAGATTCAATTACCTGCTGGATAAATACCTGGACAGCACGATTATAAATAATTACGATATTCTCACCAATTTATATGTTCAGGACCTGAAGGATCGGTTTATGGCGGGGGAAGATTATTTATATGGCCGTTTGTGGACAATCATTTTATTGCATTGGTGGCTGGAAGAGAATGCATGA
- a CDS encoding glycosyltransferase: MDNHFIALVAGRECMMAVSVLYISYDGMTDPLGQSQVIPYLIGLTKRGYSFTLLSCEKEVNFQNNKAKIEKLLSAYPIDWQPLSYTKNPPVLSSMYDVSRLKRKAIELHQKNRFSIIHCRSYIASLVGLEMKYRFRVKFIFDMRGLWADERVDGKLWNLKNPLYKMVYRYFKRKEKQFLENADYTVSLTHNAKNEILSWKHLDKNRVKMEVIPCCVDLNLFNTKQIQKDRQAQFMQELKLRPEDYVLLYLGSIGTWYMLDEMLEFFRKLKDQKPHARFLFVTKDEQERILQTADKYGVKDAIILRPGAREEIPYLISICSSSIFFILPSYSKKASSPTKQGEIMAMGKPIVCNTNVGDTDKIVRDYHSGVLVTDFTPAAYGTAIREMDGNFNSAGILNGAQDYFSLEQGVGKYAAIYAAVLA; encoded by the coding sequence GTGGACAATCATTTTATTGCATTGGTGGCTGGAAGAGAATGCATGATGGCGGTTTCTGTACTATATATCTCTTATGATGGTATGACAGACCCACTTGGACAGTCGCAGGTCATACCTTATTTAATAGGCTTAACAAAGAGGGGATATTCATTCACGCTGCTCAGCTGTGAGAAGGAAGTCAATTTCCAAAATAACAAAGCTAAAATTGAAAAGCTTCTCTCGGCATACCCCATAGACTGGCAGCCTTTATCCTATACCAAAAACCCACCGGTATTATCATCAATGTACGATGTAAGCAGGCTTAAAAGAAAAGCAATCGAATTACATCAGAAGAACCGCTTCTCCATCATTCATTGCCGGAGTTATATTGCTTCACTCGTTGGATTGGAGATGAAATACCGGTTTCGTGTGAAATTCATCTTTGATATGCGTGGCTTGTGGGCGGACGAGCGGGTGGATGGAAAATTATGGAATTTAAAGAATCCCTTATACAAGATGGTTTACAGATATTTTAAAAGAAAGGAAAAACAGTTTTTAGAGAATGCCGATTATACGGTCAGTTTAACGCACAATGCAAAGAATGAAATCTTGTCATGGAAGCATTTAGATAAAAACAGGGTGAAGATGGAAGTGATTCCCTGTTGCGTGGATTTAAATCTATTCAATACCAAACAAATTCAGAAAGACAGACAGGCGCAGTTTATGCAGGAACTGAAGCTGCGGCCGGAAGACTATGTTTTATTATATCTGGGTTCAATCGGGACATGGTATATGCTGGACGAGATGCTGGAGTTCTTCCGGAAATTAAAAGACCAAAAACCACACGCCAGGTTCTTATTTGTAACCAAAGATGAACAGGAACGCATTTTACAGACGGCAGATAAGTATGGGGTGAAGGACGCCATCATTCTGCGGCCCGGAGCACGGGAGGAGATTCCGTATTTGATTTCAATCTGTTCATCCTCCATCTTCTTTATTTTACCTTCCTACTCTAAAAAGGCATCCTCTCCGACCAAACAGGGGGAAATAATGGCGATGGGAAAACCAATTGTCTGCAACACCAATGTCGGAGATACCGATAAGATAGTGAGAGATTATCACAGCGGGGTGCTTGTAACTGATTTTACTCCGGCAGCCTATGGAACGGCCATCCGGGAGATGGATGGTAATTTTAATTCAGCGGGTATCCTAAACGGCGCACAGGATTATTTCTCGCTGGAACAGGGCGTTGGAAAATACGCAGCCATCTATGCGGCAGTATTGGCCTAA